GCTATAGTTTTAGCACTTTTGAAAGCTGccataaaatgaaatatgtttcaattatGTTTAAATTGCGAGtggatattttatatgataaatgtatatgtaaagatgtaaaataaaattaataaagctGTTTTATAAAGCACTTTTTACAGTCACTAACCTATCcgaatgtaattaaaaatagatgAAGAATATCATCTTTCTTTTTGttctattaattaattcaatcatCCTTCAAAAGTATTCcaagaataatttgaaaaacgtTTATTAAGATATTTAGTAGAATAACgaaccttaaattttttttgtcgcaAAATGTAATAATCTCAGAATAATATATGATGATACTCTCATTTTCTCTAATGATATAAAAACTTTccttaatgttttttctacataaaaaccGAATACCAAagacaattattgttataaattttcattactttgatcaaaaatgagaataaaaaaaaattatttttgttaaacgcTGACTGAGTGATATgatgaaaatttcttatttaataaatgtgtCTAGACACAGTTTTTAATGGAAGTatttaattgaagaaaatagatacaatttttgtgttgctactttattttgtatttattcaagATTAATATTCgtagatttaataaatatatcaagttgTGAGAGAATTCTTCATCATCaatgataataaattgtaaaaactttACGATGGTTTTAAAAGATATTAGTTTGGTATATGCTAATGATAGTCATTTGTAACGTTACGGATCATTGGTCATGGAGCATCAGATCATATACCTACTTTACGAAAATGAGAAAATGACttagatattatttatgaaatagatttaggttttttattttttttgtttttaggaaATTTACCTCAATCATATGAGATTGATAGTATTCGTTACATTAAAGCGAGACATTTAcagttaaatgtttttaaaaataaaaaatgtgcaaactttgaagtgataaaaaacacTTAaggtttgaaaaatatattcgatacagtaaatcatttaaaaatacataaaaatgtacaaaaattataaaatgaacctgattttttggtaaaaattacaCTTTCAATTTTAGCGGAAAAggaggtaaaacacatatatggtatcacaatgggctctatagcctaagtgtgtccttcgtggacagccaatattacctaacctaacctaacctaacctaaccttaccttaCCTACGCTTTCTATTCTTTTAACAAAactccaaaattgaaaaaaacaaatattgtttccaatttcagtttccaatgtaattttgacccaaaaagtgcaaaaatcgatCGATGATTAAAAGCATGGTTCTCGAGATATTGTCCATAATCTCGTACGAATCGCGATTTCTTTAATTGATTTCAATCAGTTTCTAAGGAAATAATCAAATGAacgaacttttaaataaatgtgaaCTTGGATTCGTTATTAAtctagaaaatctaaaaaacgagacataatgttttaaatttttcaatattttaagttttcgaTTAAAggacaagtaaaattttaaaaatctcaaaaaaatttttctagcgtATACTTTTCAAAATGTCACCATAGACAAACGACTtatgcttaaattttttttttaaatcctagaATATTCTCCTGTAACTAAcaccatattatttatttatttatacggaTAAATACCCAGTTACAAGCCAAATTTATCAGTAAAATCAAAGGCGATTACGTACAAAGGAAAATTGACAAAGAAATCTACTTCACATTATATTCTCCTAACACAAAGGAACGCAATAAAATGATATCTGTGATAGAAATATCGATCCAATGAGAATAGATTTGATAGTAAGAAGTATATAATAAGAAAAGTGAACACACAAATGTAacgaaataaatacatttttcttataatataagTGACACCAGAGATAGATAGATACTTcgtttatataaacattattagTATTTGTTAAGATTTGTAGCTATTTTATATACTCGAAGGTGTACtcaataatatatgtatataaaaatatcataaatgtcGACATTTTACTTAGATTACTAAACTAATACGGATTGCTATACCTAGTGTtcagtttacatctaggcataaaCCTACCACGAGtctgacagaatacatgcgttaagcaatgcatctaagaaagaggtgttatagacATGTGTCGAAGCTTCGATACGCGTTGAattagttgtaagacgcttcgAGTTGTAAGACatacttttgcaattttatatagCATCAATAATACCTCTTTCTTAGATGAATtgtttaacgcatgtactctgtcataatCGTAATACGTTTATGTTTAGATGTAAACTGAACGATTAGTATACAGTAATTCGGAGTGAAATTTtaaccccgaaccaaaaaaagggtcttttaagttttaccgctatgtgtgtctgtctgtctgtggcatcgtatcgcCTACACCAGCGGTGCCCAACCTACGGCCCGCGGGCCGGATCCGGCCCGCGAAGAAGCTCAATCCGGCCCGCGAGCTCCTAGTCGGATATTCGTAAATTATTGACCAAATACcgcctattttttaaatttattaaagtattttctgtgaattttattaactacaatatttctgatattgttatatgtattttgattgaataatttgtatttgtacaTGACATTGCCGATGTCGACTAGTGCTGCCGCGAGTGGTCGATAGTCGAGGTGACTACAGAGTGAAGTTAGTTATAATCATGGAGAACTTGTGGTAATTATTTCATAGGAGATGCTCACATATGTTTACATTAACTTTTGTGAAaactttaagttaatttttgataaataagttattaaaaaatataaatttaattttgtgaaagttttatatttataatattgaatatttttacccCAAATAATGTCGACGAAAAAACGTAAAGTGGATAGTGAGTGCCGCGTTTTTCAAGAGAAATGGACAAACATGTACTTTTTTGTGGCGCAAGGGGAAAAATGCTTATGCCTTATTTGCAAGGAAAGTTTATCTGTATTTAAAGAACATAACATCAAACGACATTACGATTCCAAACATAAGCAGACATATAACAAATACGTCGGTGTGTGCcgcgaaaataaaattacaaatttacaaaGTGAAATTGGCGGATTAACCAAAGTATTTAACAACGCGAAAAATATTAATGAGTCGATTGTGCGAGCTAGCTATCGAGTAGGTCACATAATAGGCAAAGAAGTTCATCCATTTTCAGATGGGGAATTTGTTAAAAGGTGCTTAATGGCGGTAGTGGAAGAAGTGTGCCCGGAAAAAAAAAGTGCATTCGAATCTGTGAGTTTATCACGTATGACAATGACACGAAGAATAGAAGATTTAGGAAGTGATCTTATGGtacaattaaaatcaaaagcAAGTCAGTTCAAAATGTTTTCCATTGCTACAGATGAATCTACGGACGTGACTGATATTGCGCAATTGCTTGTATTCATCCGtggaataaataatagttttgaaGTTACGGAGGAACTTGCTGCAatgaaaagtattaaaacaactACTACGGGTGAAGATTTATTTAAGGAAGTATCCGAAATTTTTGATGATCTTAACCTTGACTGGAATAAATTAACGGCCATAACTACAGATGGCGCTCCATCTATGGTTGGTCGGCACAATGGGCTAGTAGCCAGATTAAGGAAAAAAGTGCTGGAATCAAATGGATCACCGCCGTTGGATATACATTGTATCATTCACCAACAAAATCtttgtggaaaaattttaaatttagatcatGTTATGAAGGTAGTTACTAAATCCGTAAATTTAATAAGATCATATTCTACGAATCACAGAATATTCAAAgaatttcttttacaaattgaAGCCGAATATGGTGATGTGGTTTATCATAGCGAAATCCGCTGGCTGAGCCGCGGTAGGGTACTACAGCGATTTTTTGATTTGAGACATGAAATTgatatattctttattgaaaAATCAACTCAGCTCCACGAACTAAGTAACCCTGTGTGGCTGTGGGATTTAGCTATACTCTGTGATTTAACTGCGTATGTAAATGAACTTAATCTCAAATTGCAATGCAAAGACAAACTTATTTCCCATGTATATGCTGATTTATGtgcgtttcaaacaaaattaaagctTTTCATACAGCAAACGGAAAAAGGACAGTTGACGCACTTTCCGACTTGCACTGCTTTACGTAAAGAAAggaaaaatgatcattttccAAGTGAAAAAATTACCAAGATGCTGCAATTACTCAGCAAAAGTTTCGAAGATAGATTTGCAGATTTTCACcggattaaaaatgaaatacgcTTGTTTGAAAATCCTTTTACAGTGGATGTTTCTACGGCGCCAGGTGATTTACAATTAGAATTAATTGAATTGCAATGCCAAACACCATTACAGGATCTTTTTCGCGAGAAGTCCTTACCAGATTTTTATGCAGCGTTAGATTCTTATCCGAATTTGAGAAACCTTGGAATGAAAATGACAACGGCGTTTGCAAGCACGTACATTTGTGAACAaacattttcaactttaaaaagagCCAAACCAGCGTCTCGCGCTCGACTTTCAGATGATCACCTTCATTCCATATTAAGGATGAACGTCACTCAACTTgaaccaaatattaaaaaattagtttctgAAAAACAACATCAGACTTCACAT
This genomic interval from Chrysoperla carnea chromosome 1, inChrCarn1.1, whole genome shotgun sequence contains the following:
- the LOC123293630 gene encoding general transcription factor II-I repeat domain-containing protein 2A-like encodes the protein MAVVEEVCPEKKSAFESVSLSRMTMTRRIEDLGSDLMVQLKSKASQFKMFSIATDESTDVTDIAQLLVFIRGINNSFEVTEELAAMKSIKTTTTGEDLFKEVSEIFDDLNLDWNKLTAITTDGAPSMVGRHNGLVARLRKKVLESNGSPPLDIHCIIHQQNLCGKILNLDHVMKVVTKSVNLIRSYSTNHRIFKEFLLQIEAEYGDVVYHSEIRWLSRVDVSTAPGDLQLELIELQCQTPLQDLFREKSLPDFYAALDSYPNLRNLGMKMTTAFASTYICEQTFSTLKRAKPASRARLSDDHLHSILRMNVTQLEPNIKKLVSEKQHQTSH